GACTCGAGCAGCACTTCCTTGCCCGTCGGCGTCACCCATCGGACCCGTCGGCGCTGCGTCGCGTCGCGGAAGTCGAGGCACCGTTCGTACTCGGTGATCTCCGCCATGTCGATCGACATGGGCTCGTCGTCGACGTACACGCGCATGATCTTCGCGTCGGGCACGTTCACGATCGTCTGCCCGACCTCGGCGAAGCCGTAGGCGTTCTCCGCATGCCGGATCGGCCACGTCTCGTGGAACCCGTTGATGAACGTGCCGTGCTCGTGCGCCTGGAGCCCCTCGGGGTGGTCAGCGCGCATGCCGAGGAAGCCATTGCCGATAGCGAACGTCGTCTCCGTGACGCCGAGGTCGGCCTCGTCGAAGCGCGTCTCGACGAGACGCCACGGGTCGGTCGGGTAGCGTTCGCGGTCGATCATCGGGTCTCCAGCAGGTCGGCGAGGTCGGTCACGATGTGGTGGGCGCCGGCGGCGCGCAGGCTGTCGGCCCCGACGCCGCGGTCGACGCCGATGACGAGGCCGAAGCCCCCGGCGATGCCGGACTCCACGCCGGCGAGCGCATCTTCGACGACGACGGTCCGGGCGGGATCCACGCCGAGCGCGCGGGCGCCTTCGATGAAGACGTCGGGGGCAGGCTTCGAGGGGAGGTTCCGTTCCTCCGCGACGACGCCGTCCACGACGACGTCGAACCGTTCGCGCAGGCCCGCGGCGCGCAGGACGATGTCGGCGTTCTTCGAACTCGAGACGACTGCCACCGGCGTCCCGGCACGCTCGAGCTCGTCGAGCAGGGCGACGGATCCCACGTACGGCGCAATGCCGTCACGTCCGAGGACGCGGGTGAACGCCGTGTTCTTGCGGTTGCCGACGCCGCAGACTGTCGGTGTCTCAGGCGGATCCGTCGGGTCGCCCCACGGCACCTCGACGTCGCGACTGCGCAGCAGCGCGGCGACGCCGTCGTAGCGCTTCTTGCCGTCGACGTAGGCGAAGTAGTCCTCGTCCGTGTACGGCGGCGTGATGTCCCAGGCGGCGAACAGCTCGTCGAACATCGTCTGCCACGCGTGCATGTGCACCTCGGCAGTCGGGGTGAGCACGCCGTCGAGATCGAAGAGGACGGCCTCATAGTCCTGCAGGCGGGGGGTGGCGCGGTCGGTCACTCGGCTCTCCGGAAGGTTGCGGCGTGGAGGGTCTGACGGGCGATTTCGACCTCTTCGTCAGTTGGTACGACGAGCACGACGATATCGGAGTCGTCTGAGGAGATCTGTGCGATCTCACCACGCGGCACCGATCGATTCCGGTCATGATCGATCCGTACCCCGAGAAAGCCGAGCCGATCGAGCGCACGTTCGCGGATCAGGGCGGCGTTCTCGCCGACGCCCGCGGTGAAACTGATCACGTCGGCACCGCCGAGCTGTGCGAGATAGGCGCCGGCATAGGCGCGGATCCGGTGGACGTACACGTCGATTGCGAGCTGCGCCGCCTGGTCGTCTGCCTCCGCCCGAGCGACGAGATCGCGCATGTCGTTCGCGCCAGCGAGCCCCACGAGGCCGCTGCGGCGGTTCAGGAGGTCGTCGAGGTCGTCCGTGTCATACCCAGCGGTGCGCTGCAGGTGGAGCAGGATCGCCGGATCGACGTCCCCCGTGCGGGTGCCCATCACGAGGCCCTCGAGTGGGGTGAATCCCATCGACGTCTCGACCGAGCGCCCGCCATCGATGGCGGTCACCGAGGCCCCGTTGCCGAGGTGGAACACGATCTGACGGACGGTCTCGAGCGGCCGACCGAGGTGCGCGGCAGCCTGCTCGCTCACGTACTTGTGGCTCGTGCCATGGAAGCCATATCGACGGATCCGGTGTCGGCGGGCCACCTCACGATCGAGCGCGTAGGTATATGCCTCCGGCGGCATGGTCTGATGGAACGCCGTGTCGAAGACGGCGACATGGTCGACGTCCGCGAACGCCGCTCGGGCGGCCCGGATCCCCTCGAGCGCCCCGGGATTGTGCAGCGGCGCGAGCAGGGAGAGGTCGTCGATCGACTCTTCGACGGCGTCATCGACGATCGTGGCCCGGAAGAAGCGCGCTCCGCCATGCACGACCCGGTGTCCGACCGCGTCGGGGCGATGCTCGTCGAACGACGGCCCGTGCGCAGCGAACGCCTCGAGCATCACGGCGAAGCCGGTCGTGTGATCGGGAATCGCCCGGGTCAGCTGCTGCGTGACGTCGGCCACCGTGGGCGCCGGCTCCCCCGCCTCGGCGTGCGCGACGACGGTGTGCGTCGCGACGCCCACCTTCTCGCCGATCCTCTCGACGAGGCCGTGGGCGAGCACCCGTTCGGCGAACATATCGATCAGGCGATACTTGAACGAGGACGACCCGCTGTTGACGACGAGGACGACGCTCATCCGGCCTGTCCGGTCTGCGCCTGGATGGCGGTGATCGCGACGGTGTTGACGATGTCCTCGACGAGCGCACCGCGCGAGAGGTCGTTGATCGGCTTCGCGAGCCCCTGCAGCACGGGCCCGATGGCGACCGCACCGGCCGACCGCTGCACGGCCTTGTAGGTGTTGTTCCCCGTGTTGAGGTCGGGGAAGACGAACACCGTCGCACGTCCCGCGACGTCCGAGTCGGGCAGCTTGGTGCGGGCCACGGCCGCGTCCGCCGCGGCGTCGTACTGAATCGGCCCCTCGATCGGCAGCTCGGGAGCGCGTTCCCGCGCGAGCGCCGTCGCCTCGCGCACCTTCTCGACATCCGCCCCGGATCCCGACGCGCCCGTCGAATAGGACAGCATCGCCACGCGCGGATCGATCCCGAACAGCGACGCGGTCTCGGACGACGAGATCGCGATGTCCGCGAGCTGAGTGCTCGTCGGATCCGGGATCACGGCGCAGTCGCCGTAGACGAGTACGCGATCGGCGAGCGCCATGAGGAACACGCTCGAGACGACGGAGACGCCGGGCGCGGTCTTGATGATCTCGAAAGAGGGGCGGATCGTGTGCGCCGTCGTGTGCGCGGCACCGGAGACCATGCCGTCGGCGTCACCCAGATGCACCATCATCGTGCCGAAGTACGACACGTCGCTGACGAGGTCCGCCGCCTGGTCGTAGGTCATGCCCTTGTGCGCGCGCAGCCGCTGATACTCGGTGGCGAAGCGGTCGACATATGCCGGCTCGAACGGACTGAGCACGTCGGCGGCGCGAATGTCCAGGCCCAGCTCGACGGCGCGAGAACGGACTCGCTCCGGATCCCCGAGGATGGTCAGCTGCGCGACCGAGCGCTCGAGAAGGATCGCGGCGGCCTTCAGGATGCGGTCGTCGTCGCCCTCCGGGAGCACGATGTGCCGGGGCGCGGATCGGGCGCGCTCGAGAAGCTGATACTCGAACATCAGCGGCGTCACGACGGTCGCGCGGGCGATGCCGAGCACGCGGGTCAGTTCGTCGATGTCGACGTTCTGGTCGAACAGGCCGAGCGCCCGGCTGTAGCGCTGCGGGCTCGAGGCGGCGAGCCGACCGCGCGCGGTCATCACGCGCATGGCGGTCGGATACGTGTCACCGGGCGTGGTGATGATCGGCAAGCGCGGGCCGAGGCCGTCGATCAGCCGCTGCAGGATGTCAGGAATCGCGGCGTCGCCGTTGAGCACGATGCCTGCGAGCGACGGGAAGGTTCCCGACCGGTGGGCCGTCAGCGTCGCGAGCAGGGCATCGCTGCGATCGGCCGGCACGATCACGACATCACCCTCGTCGAGGCGGGCGAGCACGTTCACCATCGACATCGCCGCGACCGTGACCCCGAGCGCCTCACGCGCGAGCAGCTGCTCATCTCCGGCGATCAGCGTGCCGTCGACGGCGCGCAGGACGTCACCCATCGTCGGCGCGACGAGAAGCGGATCCTCCGGCAGCGCCCACACCGGACCGTCCTCGACGCGCGCCGCGACCGCCGACACGATCTCGGCGGCGAGCGCCGCGTCCGCCCTGTTGACGATCGTCGCGGCGAGTTCGGCATTCTGTCGGCGCAGCTCGAGTACGGAGAGCGCAGCGATCTGCCCCATCTGCTCCGGCGAGCGCGGCGGCGCGGATCCGAGGGACTCCGCCGAGCCGTGCGGCTGGCGGCCGCCGAGAACGAGCAGCACGGGCGCGCCGAGGTTCGCCGCGATGCGCGCGTTGTAGGCGAGCTCGGCTGGGCTCCCCACATCGGTGTAGTCGCTGCCGAGCACGACGACCGCGTCGCACTGCGCCTCGACCCGCTTGTAGCGCGCGACGATCGTCGAGAGGGCCCCCTCGGGATCCGCGCGGACGTCGTCGTAGGTGACCCCCACGCCGTCGTCGTACGCGAGGTCGACGTCGGTGTGGTCGAGGAGCATCTCGAGCACGTAGTCACGTTCGGACGTCGAACGCGCGATCGGGCGGAACACGCCGACGCGCGGCGCCACACGGCTCAGCGAATCGAGCACGCCGAGGGCGACGGTCGACTTGCCCGACTGCCCCTCCGCGGAAGTGATGTAGATGCTCCGTGCCACGCGATTCAACCTACCCGCGTCGCGTGGGCGGCTGGAAGCCCTGGGCGGATCCGCCGAGACGAAAAAGACTCTCCGCGTACCCGGCAGAGCCCGGTTACCCTTGCTACGTTTCCGTCCTGGGGGAGTTGGCCTGGATGCCGTCACGCGGAGAGCTGATCCCAGCTTATCAGCCTGAGCGGACCGGTCGCCTGGCTAGGCTGACGAATGATGCCGGAGACAACGATGACCCCAGACGCATTCCAGTCGACCACCGATCGGATCGAGAACACGATCCGCGGCGTGATCGACGGGAAGGACGAGGCCGTGCGCGCCTCGCTCATCGTGCTCCTCGCCGAGGGCCATCTCCTCGTCGAGGACGTGCCGGGCGTGGGGAAGACGATGCTCGCCCGCGCGCTGGCCGCGTCGATCGACGCCGACGTCCGCCGGATCCAGTTCACACCCGATCTGCTGCCGGGCGACGTCACGGGCGTGTCGGTCTACAACCCGGCGACGCGCGAGTTCGCGTTCTCCCGCGGCGCAGTGTTCGCGAACGTCGTGATCGCGGACGAGATCAACCGCTCCTCCCCCAAGACCCAGTCAGCGCTGCTCGAGGCGATGGAAGAACGCCAGGTGTCGGTTGACGGCACGACGCATCTGCTGCCGTCCCCCTTCCTCGTCGTGGCGACGCAGAACCCGCTCGAGATGGACGGCACGTACGCGCTGCCCGAGGCACAGCTCGATCGCTTCATGATGCGGATCTCGATGGGGTACCCGGACATGGACTCCGAGGCCCTCATGCTCCGCCAGCGCGACACGCACAATCCTCTGACGGATGTCCGCCCCGTCGTGACGCTCGACGAGGTCGCGGGCCTCGTGGCGTACGCACACCGCGTCCACGTCTCGCCCCTCGTCGAACGCTACGCGGTGACTCTTGCCCACGCGACCCGGTCGCATCCCGACCTGCGGCTGGGTGCGAGCCCTCGGGCGACGCTGCAGCTCGTCCGCGCCGCCAAAGCGACGGCGGCACTCGCCGGCCGGGACTTCGTGATCCCGGATGACGTGTCCTCGCTCGCGAACGCCGTCTTCGGACACCGGCTGATCCCGGCGCGGCACGCGGCGACGGGCCGCACGTCGACCGACGCCGCCGCACGCATCGTCGAGCAGATCATCGGCCAGGTGCACGTTCCCGTGGCGGATCGGTGACACGGCGGCGATCGAAGAGACCGGCACGCGGCCGGGTGGTTCCCACGGGTCGCGGGCTCGCCATGCTCGCGCTCGCGGCTGCGCTTGTCGCGGCCGGGATAGGCATCGATCGAATCGAGCTGACCTACCTCGGACTCGTGTTCGCGGGCGTCGTCGCGCTCGGGGCCATCGTCGTGCGTCTCGCGGCCGTTCCCCGCGCCGTCTCCCGCACCCTCAGCGCGGAGATCGTCGCGGTCGGCGAGACACTGCGCATCGAGGCGGCGATCGTCGGCGGCGCGATCGAGTTCATCGACCACGCGGTCGACGGCGCCTCGGACGGACTCGACATCCGCGAGATTCCGGCATCGACCGACGCCGCCTATCGCAGCGAGGTCACGGCCTCGCGTCGCGGCCCACAGACGGTCGGACCGCTGCGCGTCGAACTGCTGGCGCCGCTCCGCGTCGCTCGACGCCGAGTCGCCGTCGGCGGGGTGGACGAGGTGATCGCGGTGCCCCCTGTCGTGGCGCTCGCGTCAGTGCACGCACGCGGACGTGAGGACGGCGAGGAGCCGACCCGGCACGAACGCATCGGCCAGGGAACCGACAACCTCGTCCCCCGCCCCTACCTCCCCGGCGATTCGATGCGCCGCGTGCACTGGCGCGCGTCGGCCCACCACGGCGACCTCATGGTCAGAGAAGAAGAACGAGAGACCACCCCGACCGCGGCCGTGATCCTCGATCTCGCCGACGACGCCTGGCCCGCCGACAGCGACTTCGAGCGCGCTCTGAGCGCGTGCGTCTCCGTCGTCGCGCGCCTGCGCACCGACGGTTTCGCTGTCGACGTGATGGCCGCGGACGGCTCGATGCTCGGCTCCGTCGACTCATCAGAGGCCTTCGACGATCTCCTCGTGACGTGCGCGCGGCTCGATCCGCGCGGGCAGGGCGAGCCGACGATGAAACGGGCCGACGGCGCCGGGCTCGTCGTCGCGATCGGACGCGCACCCCGACCGGCGGCGACGCCCGCAACGCACGTCCTCTTGGCCGCGGATCCGACCCCCCTCGGCGCGGAGACCACGGGCTGGCGCGCCACCGCGCTCGATGATGTGGCCCCCAGCTGGGCCCGGGCCCTGGACGGCGGCGACCGATGACCGTCCCTCGCCGGCCGCCCTCGCTCATCGCGGCGATGGCCGTGTTTGCCGCCGTCGTCACGGCGCTCACACCGATGACGACGTTGCTCCTGCCCGAATGGTTCCTCCCCGGGGCCGCCGTCGTCGCGGTGGTCGTCGCGGTCGGATACGGCGCGCGCTGGATCCACCGCGGCCTCGCACTGCCAGCCGGGATCGTGGCGTGGCTGGCGATCCTCGCGTGGGCGTACCCGGGGTCGATCCTGGACGGCGTCATCACCTGGGGCATCCGCCACGTGGTTGCGGCGGCGGCCGACCAGGTCGTCACCGGCATCGCGCCGGTCGACGTCGACCCGCCCCTCATGTTCCTGCTGCTCGCTGCGATCGGCTTCCTCGCCGTGCTCGTCGACCAGCTCGCCGTCACGATTCGGCTGCCGATCCTCGCGGCGATCCCCCTCATCTGCGTCTTCGTCATGCCGCAGCTCGCGGTGCCGCGCGGCGATCACCTCGCGTTCGCCGTCCCGTTCGCGCTCGCACTCATCGCGATGATCGCATTCTCCTCCCGTCGCCTCTCGCGCACGCGGACCCGCCGGATCCGCGGAGCGGGCGGCATCGCGATCGCGGTCGTCGCCGCGATCGCCGCACTCGTCATCGCACCGCGCGTCCCCGTGCTGCCCGCGGCCGATTCGGGCACGTTCGCGCGCCCCACCAGCATCGACGTGTCGATCGATCTCGGCGATGATCTGCGCGCCCGGTCCACGGAGGAGGTGCTCCGCGTGCGGACCGACGGCATCGTCGCGCCCTATCTGCGGCTCGCCACCCACACCCGTTTCGGAGAGACCGGCTGGCAGATCGACGGCGGCGCCTCCCAGCCCCTCGAGGATGGGTTCGATCCGACCGCCGGATCCGGCGTCGTCGGCGAGATCGAGTCGAACGACGTGCGCACGTGGGTGAGCGACGTAGAGCTGGACACCGAGTATCTGCCGCTCCCCGGCGACGCGGTGTCGGTCACCGGAGCGGGAGACGGGTGGAACGCGATGCTCTCGAGCCGCACGGCGCGCTCCTCATCGACCACGTCTCAGGGCGAGCGCTACCGCGCGGAGTCGCACCCGCTGGCACCGACGCGCGCACAGTTCGACGCCTCCCCCTGGGCCGACGAAGCCGGGCTCGGCGGAACGTACACGAACTCCGTCACCGGGGAGGCGATCCGCGAGGCGCTCCCGGATGGCGCGACCGACGTTCCCGACGCCGTCACCGAGGGCGCCATCGGCGAGGCCGCCCGCGAGGTCACGGCCGACGACCGCACTCCTTACGAGACCGCGCTGGGGCTGCAGGAGTGGCTGCGCTCCCCCCGCTTCACATACTCGCTCGAGACGCCCGTCGAGGATGGCTTCGACGGCAGCGACATCGCCGCTATCGAGCAGTTCCTGGACGCGCGCGCCGGGTACTGCGTGCACTTCGCTTCGGCGTTCGCGCTCATGGCCCGCTCGCTCGACCTGCCCACCCGCATCACGGTCGGCTATCTGCCCGGCGACCTGACGGGACGCAGCATCGACGACATGTCGGTCTACTCGGTCGCCGCGAACCGCCTGCACGCCTGGCCTGAGGTGTACTTCGTCGGCATCGGGTGGACACCCTTCGACCCGACACCCGGCGTCGCTCAGGCACGCAACGTCGTAGTCGAAACGGGCGGATCCGGCATCGACGACCCGGGCCCGACGGCGGCACCGGATGATCCGGACGAGGAGGAGACATCACCGAGCGCCGAGCCGGCTGAGACCGACGACGCGACGGATGACCCCGCCGCGGTGCCCCTTCCCGGCGCGGCTTCGACGGCGACCGCGGCGCTCTTCGCGCTCCTCGGCGTCCTGCTCCTCGGCGCGATCCCCGCGCTCGTGCGTCTCGGGATCCGCACGTGGAGGAGGAACGCAGCGCGCGCCGGCGATGCGGGGGTCGCGTGGCGCGAGCTGCGCGCGACCGCGACGGATGTCGGCCTGGGGCCGTCGCGAGCGGAGTCCCCGCGCGCGTTCGGCGCCCGTCTCGTGCGATCCGGGGCCGCGGCCGAGCACGTGGATCCTCTCGTGCGGGCGATCGAGCAACGTTCGTTCGCGCCGCGAGAGGCGGCCGGGGTCGATCTCGCGCTCCCGCTGCGCCGCGTGGCCCGCGCGCTGGCGCCCCGCCGACTCGCCGCGCGCATCGGTCGCGCCCTGCTGCCCCGTTCGCTGTGGGAGCGACCGCGCGACACCGACCCGCCATCCGCGTGACGCGTCAGTCGCGCGCGGCGGCCCGCCGGACGAGCTCGCGGATGCGCTGCTCGACGGCGTCGGTCATCTCGATCACCGCGTAGGACACCGCCCACATCGGCCCGTCGTCGAGAGCGGCCGTGTCGTCGAAGGACACCGTGCCGTAGCGAGTGTCGAACTTCTCGGCCGGCTGGTAGAAGACCAGCACCTTGCCGTCGCGCGCATACGCGGGGAATCCATAGAAGGTCTTCGGGTCGAGCTCCGGCGCCTCCTCGGTGACGATCGTGTGCAGCCGCGTGGCAACACTGCTGTCGGTCCCCGTGAGCGAGTCGATCGCCGTGATGCAGGCTTCGAACTCGCGAGCGCGCTTCGCCGCTCCCTTCAGCCCCTTCGTCGACCGCAGCTCCTCGGCCCGCTGCTTCATCGCGGCGCGCTCCTCGGCGCTGAAGCCGCTCTTCTGCTCCGTCATGGTGTGCCCTTTCGTCGTCGTGATGCTCACGTTACGACGATGCGGATAGCGGCGCTTCTCGATTCGTGATCGATGCGGTCCAAGACGAACGTGGGGCCCCGGCGCTGACGCCGGGACCCCACGTATCTGGCGGTGCCTAGGGGATTTGAACCCCTGATGCGAGTTGCCCCGCATACACGGATTCCAGCCGTGCTCCTTCGGCCGCTCGGACAAGGCACCGTGGGAGATTCTACGGCATCGATCGCGGTGCTCTCGACTCGGGCCGCGCCCGGGCGCGCCGATGGGCGATCCGATCAGCTCGCGGCGTAACGCCAGAGATGCACGACACGATCGGGGGTGACCGTCACGATCGACGATCCGCGAACGTCGACGAATTCCCCCGTGATCGCGTCCGATCGCGTCATCCCCGTACGATCCGCCGCGACGATCTCCGGGTCGTCGCCTCCCGATGCGATCCAGAGGTAGTCATCGCCACTGATCGCGACGAGCGCATCGCCCGAGACCGTGCTCTCGCTGACTCGCGCGCGCTCGGCGCCGTCCGCGTAGGTGTACACGGACCCGTCACGCGCGTCGATCCACGTCGCGTACGCCCCGTCGTCGGCACCGCCTGCGACGGGATCCACGGGGAAGCGTCCCATCCGCACGCGCTCGCCGGTGCCGAGATCGACGACCGCAGCGTCGGGCGCATCCACCACAGCGAGACTCCCGGTCGCGCCGCGCGGCGCCCAGGATCCGCTCTCGCCGGTCTGCCAGAGCTCGTCGCCGGTCGCCGCGTCGAGGCCGACGAGCGAACCGCTCGGCTCGCGCGGGTCGTCGGGGCGCACCGCGGTGACAACCCCGCCCACGACAGCGGAGGCGATGGCTCCCTCGCTGACCCAGCGCACCTCGCCGGTGGCGGTGTCGAGGGCGGCGACAACCACGGCGCCCTCTCCGGTCGGCTGGTCGATGTTCACGAGCGTCGTCTCGGCCGATGCGTCCACGATCTCGGGGTGCAGGCCGATGCCGTCGACGTCGTCGCCGAGGTGCGGCGTCAGGTCCGTCACCCACCGCACAGATCCGTCGGCGCCGTCGAGCGCAACGACCCCGGCTCGGTAGCCGCCGCCGTAGTCGTCGATGTCCGCGTGCGCGGAGCAGGCCTCATCGGCGCAGATGTTGCCGAAGACAGGGGCGAACACGCTGTCGCCACCCGTCCGCTGCGCTCGTGCGTCGGAGAGCTCGAGACGGCCGGCACCCTGGCCGGCATCGAGTCCCCCGTCGGTCGCGATCTGCCGCGATTCCCATAGCGTGACGTCCCACGCGATCTGCCCGGTCTCGACGTCGTGCGCCTCGAGCATGATGACGTTCTCGACGTCGGGCCGCGTGGTCAGCAGCCGCGTTTCCGTGAGCCCGATGGCGTCGGTGCGAGAATCGGGATCCGCAGTCGGCGCCGCCTCGAGCGTCGTCTCGCTGAGCGTGAGATCCGCGAGCGAGTCGCCGTCGAACGTCTCGAGCGGCTCTTCGGACGGATGAGCAGACGGAGTGGGAGTCTGCTGCTCATCCGACGCCGAGCAGCCCGCGATCGCCGTCACCGTCAGCGCCGCGATCGCCGCGACGCCCCACCGATTTCTCACACGCTCTCCCTCGCCAGGTTCACCGGCTTCACAGTACCGAACGCTCCGTCGCGCGCGATCGGTAGGCTGTGCGAGGAACACCGCCGAAAGAGGAGATGCAGTGGAGCAACGGATCCTGGGGCGCTCGGAACGCGAGGTGTCGGTCGTCGGACTCGGCACATGGCAGTTGGGCGCGGACTGGGGCGACGTCGACGAACTCGCCGCCCTCGACGTCCTCGACGCGGCGGCTGAGCGCGGCGTCACCTTCTTCGACACCGCCGACGTGTACGGCGACGGTCGCAGCGAACAGCGGATCGCGTCGTGGCGCCGTGCGAACCCGTCGTGGAACGGCACCGTCGCGACGAAGATGATCCGACGCGCTCCCGCGCCGAGCCTGCGCTACGCCTCGATCGAGAACTTCCGCGACTGGACCGACCGCTCGCGCCGCAACCTCGACGTCGACACCCTCGACCTCGTGCAGCTGCACTGCCCGAGCGACGACGTCTTCGCGTCGGACAGCGTGTTCGACGACCTCGACATCCTCGTCGACGAGGGCGCCGTGGCCGCATACGGCGTGAGCGTCGAGACCGAGGCGCAGGCGCTGTCGGCCATCGCCCGCCCGCACGTCGCGAGCGTGCAGATCATCGTCAACGCGTTCCGCCAGAAGCCACTCGAGCGCGTCCTCCCCGCCGCGAAGAAGGCGGGCGTGGGCATCATCGCGCGTGTTCCCCTCGCCAGTGGACTGCTCTCGGGCCGATTCACGGCCGACACGACGTTTGCGCCGAACGACCACCGGTCGTTCAATCGCGACGGGTCCGCGTTCGACGTCGGCGAGACGTTCGCGGGCGTCGACTATGCGACGGGCGTCGAGGCAGCGGCCGAGTTCTCGGCTCTCGCGCGCGACATCGGTATCGAGCCCGCGCAGGCGGCGCTCGCCTGGGTGATCCAGCAGCCGGGCGTCACGACCGTCATCCCTGGCGCGCGGAACGAACAACAGGCCCATTCGAACGCGATGGCGGCGAAGGTCGGACAGCTCCCGGAGTCGTTCGTGACCGCAGTGCGTGGCCTCTACGACGACAAGATCCGCCCCGGCGTGCACCACCGCTGGTAACGCACCGCCGCGCACACGCAGACCCCGGTAGCGAAGCGCGTGACCCCATCACGCCGCTGGAGACGCCCCTCCGCGCGCCGGCACCGGCAGCGAAGCGCGTGACCCGGTCGCGCCGTTGGCACACACCGTCCGTACGCCGCCCGCGGGGAGCCGAAACGAGCGACTCAGTCGCGCCGCTGGCACACACCTTCCGTACGCCGCCGCCGCCGAGGAGCGAAGCGCGTGACTCGGCCGCGCCGCTGGCATCGGGCCTGGCGGGAGGACCCGCGTAGCGGGTCCGGGGGACTGCGGCGCGACCGAGTCACGCGCGCAGCGCAACGTCACCTTCTCGCGAGTGCCGAAACGCCCTTTCCCGCGACGAACGGGACGCGAAGGCACTCGCGAACGACGAACGGGGCGCGAAGGCACTCGCGAACGACGAACGGGGCGCGAAGGCACTCGCGAACGACGAACGGGCGCGAAGGCACTCGCGAACGACGAACGGGCGCGAAGGCACTCGCGAACGGCGAGTGACGCGCGTTCAGTCCTCAGGCGACGGCGACGGACGCGACGCGGGGCGCGACTCCGGCCGTGCCTCGCGCGAGCCATTCGCGATGCCCTGACCGACGGCCTGTCCCTGGAGCATGGCCGACAGGTCGATGCCCGTCGTCTCGCGGACCGTGTCGAACATCGCGCGCATGCCCATCGCGGCCTCGCCCGCCATGTGCGTCGAGGCACCCGAATCGCCGGATCCTGACAGCACCGTGACGTTGCCGACATTGGAGTAGCCCTTGGCGAACTCGGTCATCATCGGCACGAGCACGTCGAGCGAACGCTGGGCGAGCACGGCTTCCTGGTTCTTCTTGAGCGCCTCGGCCTCGGCCTCGATCGCGGCGGCTCGCGCCTCACCGGCGAGACGGACCGCGTCGGCCTCCGCCTGCGCCTTCGTACGTGCGGCATCGGCTTCGGCCTCCGCCTGCACGCGGATCGCCTGTGCTTCGCGCTCGGCCTTCTCCGCGTCGGCCTCCGCCGCCTTGATCTGCGCGTACGCGTCGGCGTCCGCCTTCTTCTGACGGTGGTACTCGTTGATGTCGGCCTCG
Above is a window of Microbacterium faecale DNA encoding:
- a CDS encoding HAD family hydrolase; the protein is MTDRATPRLQDYEAVLFDLDGVLTPTAEVHMHAWQTMFDELFAAWDITPPYTDEDYFAYVDGKKRYDGVAALLRSRDVEVPWGDPTDPPETPTVCGVGNRKNTAFTRVLGRDGIAPYVGSVALLDELERAGTPVAVVSSSKNADIVLRAAGLRERFDVVVDGVVAEERNLPSKPAPDVFIEGARALGVDPARTVVVEDALAGVESGIAGGFGLVIGVDRGVGADSLRAAGAHHIVTDLADLLETR
- a CDS encoding acetate/propionate family kinase gives rise to the protein MSVVLVVNSGSSSFKYRLIDMFAERVLAHGLVERIGEKVGVATHTVVAHAEAGEPAPTVADVTQQLTRAIPDHTTGFAVMLEAFAAHGPSFDEHRPDAVGHRVVHGGARFFRATIVDDAVEESIDDLSLLAPLHNPGALEGIRAARAAFADVDHVAVFDTAFHQTMPPEAYTYALDREVARRHRIRRYGFHGTSHKYVSEQAAAHLGRPLETVRQIVFHLGNGASVTAIDGGRSVETSMGFTPLEGLVMGTRTGDVDPAILLHLQRTAGYDTDDLDDLLNRRSGLVGLAGANDMRDLVARAEADDQAAQLAIDVYVHRIRAYAGAYLAQLGGADVISFTAGVGENAALIRERALDRLGFLGVRIDHDRNRSVPRGEIAQISSDDSDIVVLVVPTDEEVEIARQTLHAATFRRAE
- the pta gene encoding phosphate acetyltransferase, with protein sequence MARSIYITSAEGQSGKSTVALGVLDSLSRVAPRVGVFRPIARSTSERDYVLEMLLDHTDVDLAYDDGVGVTYDDVRADPEGALSTIVARYKRVEAQCDAVVVLGSDYTDVGSPAELAYNARIAANLGAPVLLVLGGRQPHGSAESLGSAPPRSPEQMGQIAALSVLELRRQNAELAATIVNRADAALAAEIVSAVAARVEDGPVWALPEDPLLVAPTMGDVLRAVDGTLIAGDEQLLAREALGVTVAAMSMVNVLARLDEGDVVIVPADRSDALLATLTAHRSGTFPSLAGIVLNGDAAIPDILQRLIDGLGPRLPIITTPGDTYPTAMRVMTARGRLAASSPQRYSRALGLFDQNVDIDELTRVLGIARATVVTPLMFEYQLLERARSAPRHIVLPEGDDDRILKAAAILLERSVAQLTILGDPERVRSRAVELGLDIRAADVLSPFEPAYVDRFATEYQRLRAHKGMTYDQAADLVSDVSYFGTMMVHLGDADGMVSGAAHTTAHTIRPSFEIIKTAPGVSVVSSVFLMALADRVLVYGDCAVIPDPTSTQLADIAISSSETASLFGIDPRVAMLSYSTGASGSGADVEKVREATALARERAPELPIEGPIQYDAAADAAVARTKLPDSDVAGRATVFVFPDLNTGNNTYKAVQRSAGAVAIGPVLQGLAKPINDLSRGALVEDIVNTVAITAIQAQTGQAG
- a CDS encoding AAA family ATPase, yielding MPETTMTPDAFQSTTDRIENTIRGVIDGKDEAVRASLIVLLAEGHLLVEDVPGVGKTMLARALAASIDADVRRIQFTPDLLPGDVTGVSVYNPATREFAFSRGAVFANVVIADEINRSSPKTQSALLEAMEERQVSVDGTTHLLPSPFLVVATQNPLEMDGTYALPEAQLDRFMMRISMGYPDMDSEALMLRQRDTHNPLTDVRPVVTLDEVAGLVAYAHRVHVSPLVERYAVTLAHATRSHPDLRLGASPRATLQLVRAAKATAALAGRDFVIPDDVSSLANAVFGHRLIPARHAATGRTSTDAAARIVEQIIGQVHVPVADR
- a CDS encoding DUF58 domain-containing protein, with translation MVPTGRGLAMLALAAALVAAGIGIDRIELTYLGLVFAGVVALGAIVVRLAAVPRAVSRTLSAEIVAVGETLRIEAAIVGGAIEFIDHAVDGASDGLDIREIPASTDAAYRSEVTASRRGPQTVGPLRVELLAPLRVARRRVAVGGVDEVIAVPPVVALASVHARGREDGEEPTRHERIGQGTDNLVPRPYLPGDSMRRVHWRASAHHGDLMVREEERETTPTAAVILDLADDAWPADSDFERALSACVSVVARLRTDGFAVDVMAADGSMLGSVDSSEAFDDLLVTCARLDPRGQGEPTMKRADGAGLVVAIGRAPRPAATPATHVLLAADPTPLGAETTGWRATALDDVAPSWARALDGGDR